The following coding sequences are from one Ancylobacter sp. TS-1 window:
- a CDS encoding MFS transporter, with translation MSVTTAGPAKKAAPMTREERKVIIASSAGTVFEWYDFYLAGSLAANIAATFVPGTNDTAKFIFVLFGFAAGFAVRPFGALVFGRLGDLIGRKYTFLVTMTLMGIATFLVGLLPSYDSIGYAAPVIFIVCRLLQGLALGGEYGGAATYVAEHAPHGRRGFYTSWIQTTATVGLFLSLLVILTLRLSMSPEDFAAWGWRIPFLLSIILLGFSIWIRLSLNESPAFQKMKAEGSRSKAPLTEAFGRWSNAKIALIALFGGTAGQAVVWYCGQFYALFFLTQTLKVDGTTANLLIAFSLLLGTPFFVFFGWFSDKIGRKPILIAGCLIAAATYFPLFENIARVANPKLIEATDSVKIDITADPASCGTLFDPVGVRVFTRPCDVYRRTLATNSMHYALLPGPAGSPVAVSVNGTPVTIADTDKSGAAIVAAAQAAGYPKVGDASIVKQPSVGGVLSDSRTLTLIGLLFILVLYVTMVYGPIAALLVELFPTRIRYTGMSLPYHIGNGWFGGFLPPTAFAIVAATGNIFSGLWYPIIIAVMTAIIGLIFLPETKDRDLENWH, from the coding sequence ATGAGCGTTACAACGGCAGGGCCCGCCAAGAAGGCGGCCCCGATGACCCGGGAAGAGAGGAAGGTGATCATCGCCTCCTCCGCCGGCACGGTCTTCGAATGGTACGACTTCTATCTTGCGGGCTCGCTCGCGGCCAACATCGCCGCCACTTTCGTGCCCGGCACGAACGACACCGCCAAGTTCATCTTCGTGCTGTTCGGCTTTGCCGCCGGCTTCGCGGTGCGCCCGTTCGGCGCTCTGGTCTTCGGTCGCCTCGGCGATCTCATCGGCCGCAAGTACACCTTCCTCGTCACCATGACGCTGATGGGCATCGCCACCTTCCTGGTCGGCCTTCTGCCCAGCTATGACTCGATCGGCTACGCCGCTCCGGTCATCTTCATCGTCTGCCGCCTGCTGCAGGGCCTCGCGCTCGGCGGCGAGTATGGCGGCGCGGCGACCTATGTCGCCGAGCATGCGCCCCACGGACGCCGCGGCTTCTACACCTCGTGGATCCAGACCACCGCCACGGTCGGCCTGTTCCTCTCGCTGCTGGTCATCCTGACGCTCCGCCTGTCCATGTCGCCGGAAGACTTCGCGGCCTGGGGCTGGCGCATTCCGTTCCTGCTGTCGATCATCCTGCTCGGCTTCTCGATCTGGATCCGCCTCTCGCTCAACGAGTCGCCGGCCTTCCAGAAGATGAAGGCGGAAGGCTCGCGCTCGAAGGCGCCGCTCACCGAAGCCTTCGGCCGCTGGTCGAACGCCAAGATCGCGCTCATCGCCCTGTTCGGCGGCACCGCCGGCCAGGCCGTGGTCTGGTACTGCGGCCAGTTCTACGCACTGTTCTTCCTGACACAGACACTGAAGGTGGACGGCACGACGGCGAACCTTCTCATCGCCTTCAGCCTGCTCCTCGGCACGCCGTTCTTCGTCTTCTTCGGCTGGTTCTCGGACAAGATCGGCCGCAAGCCGATCCTGATCGCGGGCTGCCTCATCGCCGCGGCGACCTACTTCCCACTCTTCGAGAACATCGCCCGCGTCGCCAATCCGAAGCTGATCGAAGCCACCGACTCGGTGAAGATCGACATCACCGCCGATCCGGCGAGCTGCGGAACCCTGTTCGACCCGGTCGGCGTGCGCGTCTTCACCCGGCCGTGCGACGTCTATCGCCGCACGCTGGCGACCAATTCGATGCACTACGCGCTGCTGCCGGGCCCGGCGGGCTCGCCCGTGGCGGTCTCGGTCAACGGCACGCCGGTCACGATCGCCGACACCGACAAGTCCGGCGCCGCCATCGTCGCCGCAGCCCAGGCCGCCGGCTATCCCAAGGTGGGCGACGCGTCCATCGTGAAGCAGCCGAGCGTCGGCGGCGTGCTGAGCGACAGCCGCACGCTCACCCTGATCGGCCTCCTGTTCATCCTCGTCCTCTACGTGACGATGGTGTACGGCCCGATCGCGGCCCTGCTGGTCGAACTCTTCCCGACCCGCATCCGCTACACCGGCATGTCGCTGCCCTACCACATCGGCAATGGCTGGTTCGGCGGCTTCCTGCCGCCCACCGCCTTCGCCATCGTGGCCGCGACCGGCAACATCTTCTCCGGCCTCTGGTATCCGATCATCATCGCCGTCATGACGGCGATCATCGGCCTGATCTTCCTGCCGGAAACCAAGGACCGCGACCTCGAGAACTGGCACTGA
- the rlmB gene encoding 23S rRNA (guanosine(2251)-2'-O)-methyltransferase RlmB — MNDRPNRPHGRPSRPADRNRTPRPRPAGRPFGAWPDDVAILYGWHSVVEALRNPRRKFRRLLATENAARRLEEEAIPLKIAPEIVRPGEIDRQLDPDAVHQGLLAECDPLPVLSLAKAAECDLLLVLDQITDPHNVGAIVRSAAALKVGAIVTTARHSPAATGVLAKSASGGLEHVPFCFVGNLARALDELKERGVQVVGLDSEGPADLVDTTLSAPAALVLGAEGKGLRQLTRQTCDTLARIDLPGAIISLNVSNAAVLALYIARRAVGGRD; from the coding sequence ATGAACGATCGCCCGAACCGCCCGCACGGCCGGCCCTCGCGCCCTGCCGACCGCAACCGCACGCCGCGCCCGCGCCCCGCCGGGCGCCCCTTCGGCGCGTGGCCGGACGACGTCGCGATCCTGTATGGCTGGCACAGCGTCGTCGAGGCGCTGCGCAACCCGCGCCGCAAGTTTCGCCGCCTGCTCGCCACCGAGAACGCCGCGCGCCGGCTCGAAGAGGAAGCGATTCCGCTCAAGATCGCGCCGGAGATCGTGCGCCCCGGCGAGATCGACCGGCAGCTCGATCCCGACGCGGTGCACCAGGGGCTGCTCGCCGAATGCGACCCCCTGCCCGTGCTCAGTCTCGCCAAGGCGGCCGAGTGCGACCTGCTGCTGGTGCTCGACCAGATCACCGACCCGCATAATGTGGGCGCTATCGTGCGCTCGGCGGCGGCGCTGAAGGTCGGCGCCATCGTCACCACGGCCCGCCACAGCCCGGCGGCAACCGGCGTGCTGGCCAAGAGCGCGAGCGGCGGGCTGGAGCACGTGCCGTTCTGCTTCGTCGGCAACCTCGCCCGCGCGCTGGACGAGCTGAAAGAGCGCGGCGTGCAGGTGGTCGGCCTCGACAGCGAGGGTCCGGCCGATCTCGTCGACACGACCCTTTCCGCCCCTGCCGCCCTCGTGCTCGGCGCCGAAGGAAAGGGCCTGCGCCAGCTCACCCGCCAGACCTGCGACACGCTCGCGCGCATCGACCTGCCGGGCGCCATCATCAGCCTGAACGTGTCGAACGCGGCCGTGCTCGCGCTCTATATCGCCCGCCGCGCCGTCGGCGGACGAGACTAG
- the tuf gene encoding elongation factor Tu, protein MAKEKFNRSKPHCNIGTIGHVDHGKTSLTAAITKVLAESGGATFTAYDQIDKAPEEKARGITISTAHVEYETANRHYAHVDCPGHADYVKNMITGAAQMDGAILVVSAADGPMPQTREHILLARQVGVPALVVFLNKCDQVDDEELLELVELEVRELLSKYDFPGDDIPIIRGSALVALQNGDPKLGHDAVLALMAEVDKYIPQPERPVDQPFLMPIEDVFSISGRGTVVTGRVERGIIKVGEEVEIVGIRPTIKTTVTGVEMFRKLLDQGQAGDNVGILVRGTKREDVERGQVVCKPGSVKPHTKFKAEAYILTKEEGGRHTPFFTNYRPQFYFRTTDVTGVVTLPEGTEMVMPGDNISVDVQLIVPIAMEDKLRFAIREGGRTVGAGVVAAIIE, encoded by the coding sequence ATGGCCAAAGAGAAGTTCAACCGTTCGAAGCCTCACTGCAACATTGGGACGATTGGCCATGTTGACCATGGCAAGACGTCGTTGACGGCGGCGATCACGAAGGTTCTTGCGGAGTCTGGCGGGGCGACGTTCACGGCGTACGACCAGATCGACAAGGCGCCGGAAGAGAAGGCGCGTGGCATCACGATCTCGACGGCGCATGTCGAGTACGAGACGGCGAACCGCCACTACGCGCATGTCGACTGCCCCGGGCACGCCGACTATGTGAAGAACATGATCACCGGCGCGGCGCAGATGGACGGCGCGATCCTGGTTGTGTCGGCGGCCGACGGCCCGATGCCGCAGACCCGCGAGCACATCCTTCTGGCGCGCCAGGTCGGCGTTCCGGCGCTGGTGGTGTTCCTGAACAAGTGCGACCAGGTCGACGACGAGGAACTCCTCGAGCTGGTCGAGCTGGAAGTGCGCGAGCTTCTGTCGAAGTACGACTTCCCGGGCGACGACATCCCGATCATCCGCGGCTCGGCGCTGGTGGCGCTGCAGAACGGCGACCCCAAGCTCGGCCACGATGCCGTGCTGGCGCTGATGGCGGAAGTGGACAAGTACATCCCGCAGCCGGAGCGTCCGGTCGACCAGCCGTTCCTGATGCCGATCGAGGACGTGTTCTCGATCTCGGGCCGCGGCACGGTGGTGACGGGCCGCGTCGAGCGCGGGATCATCAAGGTGGGCGAGGAAGTCGAGATCGTCGGCATCCGTCCGACCATCAAGACGACGGTTACCGGCGTCGAGATGTTCCGCAAGCTGCTCGACCAGGGCCAGGCCGGCGACAATGTCGGCATTCTGGTTCGCGGCACGAAGCGCGAGGACGTGGAGCGCGGTCAGGTGGTGTGCAAGCCGGGTTCGGTGAAGCCGCACACGAAGTTCAAGGCCGAGGCTTACATCCTGACGAAGGAAGAGGGCGGCCGCCACACGCCGTTCTTCACCAACTACCGTCCGCAGTTCTACTTCCGCACGACGGACGTGACGGGCGTGGTGACGCTGCCGGAAGGCACGGAAATGGTGATGCCGGGCGACAACATCTCGGTCGACGTTCAGCTGATCGTGCCGATCGCGATGGAAGACAAGCTGCGCTTCGCCATCCGTGAAGGCGGCCGCACCGTCGGCGCCGGCGTCGTCGCCGCCATCATCGAGTGA
- the secE gene encoding preprotein translocase subunit SecE: MAKTNPVEFFQQVRAEARKVTWPTRRETLITTAMVFVMVVLASLFFLVADQILSFVIAQVLQFGR; this comes from the coding sequence ATGGCGAAGACGAATCCGGTCGAGTTTTTCCAGCAGGTCCGCGCGGAAGCGCGCAAGGTGACCTGGCCGACCCGTCGCGAGACGCTGATCACCACGGCGATGGTGTTCGTCATGGTGGTTCTGGCCTCGCTGTTCTTCCTGGTCGCCGACCAGATCCTGAGCTTCGTCATCGCTCAGGTCCTCCAGTTCGGCCGGTGA
- the nusG gene encoding transcription termination/antitermination protein NusG codes for MPMRWYIVHAYSNFEKKVADSIKEQAAQRGLTDLFEQVLVPTEKVVEVRRGRKVDAERKFFPGYVLVKMDLTDEAFHLIKNTPKVTGFLGADNKPMPIAEKEAMRILQQVQEGIERPKPSITFEVGETVKVADGPFASFNGIVEEVDEARSRLKVAVSIFGRATPVELEFAQVEKT; via the coding sequence ATGCCCATGCGCTGGTACATCGTCCACGCCTATTCGAACTTCGAGAAGAAGGTCGCCGACTCCATCAAGGAGCAGGCCGCGCAGCGCGGGCTCACCGACCTGTTCGAGCAGGTGCTGGTGCCGACCGAGAAGGTCGTCGAGGTGCGCCGCGGCCGCAAGGTCGACGCCGAGCGCAAGTTCTTCCCTGGCTACGTGCTGGTGAAGATGGACCTCACCGACGAAGCCTTCCACCTCATCAAGAACACGCCGAAGGTCACGGGCTTCCTCGGCGCCGACAACAAGCCGATGCCGATCGCCGAGAAGGAGGCCATGCGCATCCTTCAGCAGGTGCAGGAAGGCATCGAGCGCCCCAAGCCCTCGATCACCTTCGAGGTTGGCGAGACGGTCAAGGTGGCGGACGGCCCCTTCGCCTCGTTCAACGGCATCGTCGAGGAAGTCGACGAGGCGCGCTCGCGCCTCAAGGTGGCGGTGTCGATCTTCGGCCGCGCCACGCCGGTCGAGCTGGAGTTCGCGCAGGTCGAGAAGACCTGA
- a CDS encoding DJ-1/PfpI family protein translates to MAGKRILMIVGDFVEDYETMVPYQALLAVGHTVHAVCPDKKAGDSVATAIHDFEGQQTYSEKRGHNFALNATFADIDPARYDALVIPGGRAPEYLRLNARAVEIVRHFFTANKPVAAICHGAQLLAGARVLEGRLCSAYPACRAEVELAGGTYADIAIDAAVTDGNLVSAPAWPAHPAWIGQFLAVLGTTISHGEVNTSARQAA, encoded by the coding sequence ATGGCAGGCAAACGCATCCTGATGATCGTCGGCGATTTCGTCGAGGACTACGAGACCATGGTGCCGTATCAGGCGCTGCTGGCCGTGGGCCACACCGTGCACGCGGTCTGCCCGGACAAGAAAGCCGGCGACAGCGTGGCCACCGCGATCCACGATTTCGAGGGCCAGCAGACCTATTCGGAAAAGCGCGGCCACAATTTCGCGCTCAACGCGACCTTCGCCGACATCGACCCGGCCCGCTACGACGCGCTGGTGATTCCGGGCGGGCGCGCGCCGGAATATCTGCGGCTCAACGCGCGGGCGGTCGAGATCGTCCGGCACTTCTTCACGGCCAACAAGCCGGTCGCCGCCATCTGCCACGGCGCGCAGCTTCTGGCCGGGGCGAGGGTGCTGGAGGGCCGCCTGTGCTCGGCCTATCCGGCCTGCCGCGCCGAGGTCGAACTGGCGGGCGGAACCTATGCCGACATCGCCATCGACGCGGCGGTGACGGACGGCAATCTGGTCTCGGCCCCGGCATGGCCGGCCCATCCCGCGTGGATCGGCCAGTTCCTCGCGGTGCTCGGCACCACCATTTCCCATGGCGAGGTGAACACCTCCGCTCGCCAGGCCGCCTGA
- a CDS encoding ribbon-helix-helix domain-containing protein codes for MCKLFIEADPRLWQTRLKSVRLHGYSTSVRLENLYWQVLEEIAQRDGMSLGQLLAKLHEELVFAHGGVENFASFLRVCCGRYLALQLEGDVPRDLGTPIRSLDADAILAREARRTGRGRALPSAA; via the coding sequence ATGTGCAAGCTCTTCATCGAGGCCGATCCCCGTCTGTGGCAGACGCGGCTCAAATCGGTGCGGCTCCACGGCTACTCGACCAGCGTGCGGCTGGAGAACCTCTACTGGCAGGTGCTGGAGGAGATCGCCCAGCGCGACGGCATGAGCCTTGGCCAGCTTCTCGCCAAGCTCCATGAGGAACTGGTCTTCGCCCATGGCGGGGTCGAGAACTTCGCCTCCTTCCTGCGTGTGTGCTGCGGGCGCTATCTGGCGCTCCAGCTCGAGGGCGACGTGCCGCGCGACCTCGGCACGCCGATCCGCAGCCTCGATGCCGACGCCATTCTCGCCCGCGAGGCGCGGCGCACCGGGCGCGGGCGGGCGCTGCCGTCGGCGGCGTGA
- the rplK gene encoding 50S ribosomal protein L11, translating into MAKKITGYIKLQVPAGSANPAPPIGPALGQRGLNIMEFCKAFNAQTGQLEKGMPIPVVITAYQDRSFTFELKTPPVSYFLKKAAGLETKKKPGSGSKTPGKGGFAGKVTRAQLAEIAEKKMKDLNADTVDAAVRMIEGSARSMGLEVVG; encoded by the coding sequence ATGGCGAAGAAGATCACCGGCTACATCAAGTTGCAGGTGCCGGCCGGCTCGGCCAACCCCGCGCCGCCGATCGGCCCGGCGCTCGGTCAGCGCGGCCTGAACATCATGGAATTCTGCAAGGCGTTCAACGCCCAGACCGGCCAGCTCGAAAAGGGCATGCCGATCCCGGTCGTGATCACCGCCTATCAGGACCGTTCCTTCACTTTCGAGCTGAAGACTCCCCCGGTCTCCTACTTCCTCAAGAAGGCCGCCGGCCTCGAGACGAAGAAGAAGCCGGGCTCGGGTTCCAAGACCCCGGGCAAGGGCGGCTTCGCCGGCAAGGTCACGCGCGCCCAACTCGCGGAGATCGCCGAGAAGAAGATGAAGGACCTCAACGCCGACACCGTCGACGCGGCGGTCCGGATGATCGAGGGCTCCGCCCGTTCCATGGGCCTCGAAGTGGTGGGTTGA
- the rplA gene encoding 50S ribosomal protein L1, with the protein MAKISKRIRAVREGIDPVKLYGLDEAIQLLKERANAKFDETIEVAMNLGVDPRHADQMVRGVCNLPNGSGRTVRVAVFARGAKADEAKAAGADIVGAEDLLETIQGGTIDFDRCIATPDLMPLVGRLGKVLGPRGLMPNPKVGTVTMDVKGAVEAAKGGAVEFRVEKAGIIHAGIGKASFPVDKLAENIRAFADAVVRAKPTGAKGTYVQRIALSSTMGPGLKVDTSSVLSAAS; encoded by the coding sequence ATGGCCAAGATTTCCAAGCGTATTCGCGCCGTCCGTGAGGGCATCGATCCGGTCAAGCTCTACGGGCTCGACGAGGCGATCCAGCTCCTGAAGGAGCGTGCCAACGCCAAGTTCGACGAGACCATCGAAGTGGCGATGAATCTCGGCGTCGATCCCCGCCATGCCGACCAGATGGTCCGTGGCGTGTGCAACCTGCCGAACGGCTCCGGCCGTACCGTGCGCGTTGCAGTGTTCGCGCGCGGCGCCAAGGCCGACGAGGCCAAGGCGGCGGGTGCCGACATCGTCGGCGCCGAGGATCTGCTCGAGACCATCCAGGGCGGCACGATCGATTTCGATCGCTGCATCGCGACCCCGGACCTGATGCCGCTGGTCGGCCGTCTCGGCAAGGTGCTGGGCCCGCGCGGCCTGATGCCGAACCCGAAGGTCGGCACCGTGACCATGGACGTCAAGGGCGCCGTCGAAGCCGCCAAGGGCGGCGCGGTCGAGTTCCGCGTCGAGAAGGCCGGCATCATCCACGCCGGCATCGGCAAGGCCTCGTTCCCGGTCGACAAGCTGGCCGAGAACATCCGCGCCTTCGCCGACGCGGTGGTCCGGGCCAAGCCGACCGGCGCCAAGGGCACCTATGTCCAGCGCATCGCGCTGTCCTCGACCATGGGCCCCGGCCTGAAGGTCGACACGTCGTCCGTGCTGTCGGCGGCGAGCTGA
- the rplJ gene encoding 50S ribosomal protein L10, giving the protein MDRAQKEELVTSLSEVFKSTSVVVVAHYSGLTVAQLSALRRQAKAAGATVKVAKNRLAKIALEGSDVAHVASLMKGPTLIAYSSDPVAAPKIATDFAKTNDKFVILGGALGKSALNPDGVKALATLPSLDELRAKLVGLIQAPATKVAQVVNAPAAKLARVFGAYGRENEAA; this is encoded by the coding sequence GTGGATCGAGCACAAAAAGAAGAGCTCGTCACGTCGCTTTCCGAGGTGTTCAAGAGCACCTCGGTTGTCGTCGTGGCCCACTATTCCGGCCTCACCGTCGCCCAGCTGTCGGCCCTGCGCCGGCAGGCCAAGGCGGCCGGTGCGACTGTGAAGGTGGCCAAGAACCGCCTCGCGAAGATCGCTCTCGAAGGTTCGGACGTCGCGCATGTCGCGTCCCTGATGAAGGGACCGACCCTGATCGCCTATTCCAGCGATCCGGTTGCGGCGCCGAAGATTGCCACTGACTTCGCCAAGACGAACGACAAGTTCGTCATCCTCGGCGGAGCCCTCGGCAAGTCCGCCCTCAACCCCGACGGCGTCAAGGCTCTGGCCACGCTGCCGTCTCTCGACGAACTGCGCGCCAAGCTGGTCGGCCTCATCCAGGCCCCCGCCACCAAGGTTGCTCAGGTCGTCAACGCGCCGGCGGCGAAGCTCGCCCGCGTGTTCGGGGCCTATGGGCGCGAGAACGAAGCCGCGTGA
- the rplL gene encoding 50S ribosomal protein L7/L12: MADLSKLVDELSNLTVLEAAELAKLLEEKWGVSAAAAVAVAAAPGAAAAAPAVEEQTEFTVVLAAAGDKKIEVIKEVRAITGLGLKEAKDLVEGAPKPIKEGVSKDEAEKIKAQVEKAGAKVELK; the protein is encoded by the coding sequence ATGGCTGATCTGTCGAAGCTCGTCGACGAGCTTTCCAACCTGACCGTTCTCGAGGCTGCCGAGCTCGCGAAGCTCCTCGAAGAGAAGTGGGGCGTTTCCGCTGCGGCCGCCGTGGCCGTCGCTGCCGCTCCGGGTGCTGCCGCTGCGGCTCCGGCCGTCGAGGAGCAGACCGAGTTCACCGTTGTCCTGGCTGCCGCCGGCGACAAGAAGATCGAGGTCATCAAGGAAGTCCGCGCCATCACCGGCCTGGGCCTCAAGGAAGCCAAGGACCTCGTCGAAGGCGCGCCCAAGCCGATCAAGGAAGGCGTGTCCAAGGACGAGGCCGAGAAGATCAAGGCTCAGGTCGAGAAGGCCGGCGCCAAGGTCGAGCTCAAGTGA